ACGTCGGACTGGACACTAGCCTGCTTGCCTACATCACTCCGGCCATAGAGTTGCGCATGGATGCATTGCGACGTCATCTGACCGAGGAAGACATCCTTAGCCTGGATAAAAGACTTGCCAGGGAGTGGAGTGAATTCGGCCGCCGCGCCGACCAATTGCTCAAGGCCGGCGACTCAGTGAGTCCGCTGGAAATCGACAGCCTGATAACGCAATACCATTCGCTTGTAGACAAGATGACCAGAGGCAATTGCGCGCTCGCCAGAAAGCTCCAGATGGCCTATCGCTGTGAGCCTATCTTGCAGATCGGGCATCCGGTTCCTGCACGCGTTCGAGAATGGCTTGCAAAGCACCTTCAGAAACAGGCTTGACCCTCACGCTAAGGGGAGGCTTTACAGTGCCGGCGAAACCATTCACCGGAGCACTACTGTGACCTCGCAAGATATCCCCAACCGCCCCTCCTCAGCGCTACGTGTGGCAATGGCGCGTGCCGTCCATCAATTACTGGACGACCCGGTCGTTTTTGACGATCCATACGCGCTCGAGGTGTTGCCCTCACCCGTCCAAAGCATGCTGCAAAAAGATCCGTTTCAGTTCAATGAGCCCGTGATGCGCTCTTTGCGGGCAGCCGTTGTTGCACGCAGCCGCTACAGCGAAGACTTGCTGTTGAACTCCAGGAACATGGATCTACGCCAATATGTGATTCTTGGGGCTGGACTCGACACCTATGCGCTACGTAACGAGGACGAGAGCCTGGTTGTATTCGAGGTAGACCTCCACACTACCCAAGAGCAAAAGAGAAAAGCGATAGGTGGATTAAGTTCGGGCGCCAATTCGGTACGCTATGTTCCATGTGACCTGCGCAAAGACGCGTTGCTACCACGCCTGGTCGAGAACGGACTGGAAGCACAACAACCTGTCTTTGTTGCATGGCTTGGCGTGACCCCTTACCTCACGAGAGAACAGATCGTCGAAACGCTAAAGTCGCTGGCCCACTTGCCGGAGGGAAGCCAAATAGTTTTCGATTATCGGGTCTCACCGGAGCGGCTTCCTCCAATTGAACGAGCAATTGAAAGTCATGCTGCGAATCTGTTTGCTCAGATGGGAGAACCATGGCTCTCAAGCTTTGACCCAGAGGAAATGAGCGCGCTACTCAGTTCGATCGGTTTTACCTTACGAGAAAATCTAGACGCTAGCGCAATCAATCACCGATATTTCGCACGCCGTAAAGACGGTCTACAGGCGACCGGCGCGGGTTTCCGTCTGCTCCACGCAGTGCGCAACTGCTAAACCGTAAATAGAAACTAACTGCTCACCTCTTCGGATCTTGACTGTCGTTTACCGCGTTTTGGTAATG
The Pseudomonas putida genome window above contains:
- a CDS encoding class I SAM-dependent methyltransferase, with protein sequence MTSQDIPNRPSSALRVAMARAVHQLLDDPVVFDDPYALEVLPSPVQSMLQKDPFQFNEPVMRSLRAAVVARSRYSEDLLLNSRNMDLRQYVILGAGLDTYALRNEDESLVVFEVDLHTTQEQKRKAIGGLSSGANSVRYVPCDLRKDALLPRLVENGLEAQQPVFVAWLGVTPYLTREQIVETLKSLAHLPEGSQIVFDYRVSPERLPPIERAIESHAANLFAQMGEPWLSSFDPEEMSALLSSIGFTLRENLDASAINHRYFARRKDGLQATGAGFRLLHAVRNC